In one window of bacterium DNA:
- the csrA gene encoding carbon storage regulator, whose amino-acid sequence MLILSRRPGSAILIDGGIRIVVLSVDGGGVRLGIEAPQGVTILREEIVAAVAEENRRANAAAHAERWRRKDGAPPAAP is encoded by the coding sequence ATGCTCATCCTCAGCCGGCGCCCCGGCAGCGCGATCCTGATCGACGGCGGCATCCGCATCGTGGTGCTGTCCGTGGACGGCGGCGGCGTACGGTTGGGGATCGAGGCGCCGCAGGGGGTCACCATCCTCCGGGAGGAGATCGTGGCGGCGGTCGCGGAGGAGAACCGGCGCGCGAACGCCGCCGCGCACGCCGAGCGGTGGCGCCGCAAGGACGGCGCCCCGCCGGCCGCGCCCTGA